The following proteins are co-located in the Dromiciops gliroides isolate mDroGli1 chromosome 2, mDroGli1.pri, whole genome shotgun sequence genome:
- the LOC122742729 gene encoding olfactory receptor 11H6-like isoform X1: protein MTISVCSTGSGIMNISGKQSVTEFILLSFPCSREMQILLFGVFSLTYVLTLIGNGSIICAVRLDHHLHTPMYFLLANFSFLEICYINTTVPNMLTNFLSNTKTVSFTSCFLQFYFFFSTGITETFFLSLMAFDRFLAICQPLHYPTIMTRNMCAKLVFLCWVSGFLCYAVPIYLTSQLSFCGPNIIDHFICDSGPLMALSCTSAPGIELTFSVFASLDIFITFPFILGSYTLVFRAVLRVPSAAGRKKAFSTCGSHLTVVSLFYGTLMVMYISPNSGNRVTTQKIVTLLYSVFTPLVNPLIYSLRNKEMKNALRKVQMRMKIVQNS from the coding sequence atGACCATTTCTGTCTGTTCTACAGGTTCAGGAATCATGAATATATCAGGAAAACAGAGTGTGACTGAGTTCATCCTCCTAAGCTTTCCTTGTTCCAGGGAGATGCAGATCctcctctttggggttttctctcTGACCTATGTCCTGACCTTGATAGGGAACGGGTCCATTATCTGTGCAGTGAGGCTGGATCACCACCTACATACCCCCATGTACTTCCTGCTGGCCAACTTCTCCTTCTTGGAAATCTGCTACATTAACACCACGGTTCCCAATATGCTAACCAACTTCCTGTCTAACACTAAGACTGTCTCTTTTACATCTTGCTTCCTCCagttctactttttcttttccactGGTATCACTGAGACCTTCTTCCTATCCCTGATGGCTTTTGATAGGTTCTTAGCCATTTGTCAACCACTGCATTACCCAACAATCATGACTAGAAATATGTGTGCCAAACTAGTGTTTCTGTGCTGGGTAAGTGGCTTCCTCTGTTATGCAGTTCCTATCTATTTAACTTCTCAATTGTCCTTTTGTGGCCCAAATATCATTGATCATTTTATTTGTGACTCAGGACCCTTGATGGCTCTGTCATGCACCTCTGCCCCAGGGATTGAActtactttttctgtttttgcctctcttGACATATTTATCACTTTCCCTTTCATCCTTGGATCCTACACTCTAGTATTCAGGGCTGTCTTGAGAGTCCCTTCAGCTGCAGGTCGGAAGAAAGCCTTCTCCACATGTGGGTCTCACCTGACTGTGGTCTCTCTGTTCTATGGGACCCTCATGGTCATGTACATCAGCCCAAACTCAGGAAACAGAGTCACAACACAAAAGATTGTCACCTTGCTTTATTCAGTGTTTACTCCACTTGTGAATCCCCTAATCTACAGTCTCAGGAACAAGGAGATGAAGAATGCCCTAAGAAAAGTACAGATGCGCATGAAAATTGTTCAAAATAGTTGA
- the LOC122742729 gene encoding olfactory receptor 11H6-like isoform X2: MNRTVTDIVTEFILLSFPCSREMQILLFGVFSLTYVLTLIGNGSIICAVRLDHHLHTPMYFLLANFSFLEICYINTTVPNMLTNFLSNTKTVSFTSCFLQFYFFFSTGITETFFLSLMAFDRFLAICQPLHYPTIMTRNMCAKLVFLCWVSGFLCYAVPIYLTSQLSFCGPNIIDHFICDSGPLMALSCTSAPGIELTFSVFASLDIFITFPFILGSYTLVFRAVLRVPSAAGRKKAFSTCGSHLTVVSLFYGTLMVMYISPNSGNRVTTQKIVTLLYSVFTPLVNPLIYSLRNKEMKNALRKVQMRMKIVQNS, from the exons ATGAACAGAACCGTGACAGATAT TGTGACTGAGTTCATCCTCCTAAGCTTTCCTTGTTCCAGGGAGATGCAGATCctcctctttggggttttctctcTGACCTATGTCCTGACCTTGATAGGGAACGGGTCCATTATCTGTGCAGTGAGGCTGGATCACCACCTACATACCCCCATGTACTTCCTGCTGGCCAACTTCTCCTTCTTGGAAATCTGCTACATTAACACCACGGTTCCCAATATGCTAACCAACTTCCTGTCTAACACTAAGACTGTCTCTTTTACATCTTGCTTCCTCCagttctactttttcttttccactGGTATCACTGAGACCTTCTTCCTATCCCTGATGGCTTTTGATAGGTTCTTAGCCATTTGTCAACCACTGCATTACCCAACAATCATGACTAGAAATATGTGTGCCAAACTAGTGTTTCTGTGCTGGGTAAGTGGCTTCCTCTGTTATGCAGTTCCTATCTATTTAACTTCTCAATTGTCCTTTTGTGGCCCAAATATCATTGATCATTTTATTTGTGACTCAGGACCCTTGATGGCTCTGTCATGCACCTCTGCCCCAGGGATTGAActtactttttctgtttttgcctctcttGACATATTTATCACTTTCCCTTTCATCCTTGGATCCTACACTCTAGTATTCAGGGCTGTCTTGAGAGTCCCTTCAGCTGCAGGTCGGAAGAAAGCCTTCTCCACATGTGGGTCTCACCTGACTGTGGTCTCTCTGTTCTATGGGACCCTCATGGTCATGTACATCAGCCCAAACTCAGGAAACAGAGTCACAACACAAAAGATTGTCACCTTGCTTTATTCAGTGTTTACTCCACTTGTGAATCCCCTAATCTACAGTCTCAGGAACAAGGAGATGAAGAATGCCCTAAGAAAAGTACAGATGCGCATGAAAATTGTTCAAAATAGTTGA